The Prinia subflava isolate CZ2003 ecotype Zambia chromosome 21, Cam_Psub_1.2, whole genome shotgun sequence genome window below encodes:
- the DISP3 gene encoding protein dispatched homolog 3 isoform X2, translated as MDTEDDPLLQDAWLEEEDEEEAFSSRKRREAALLCGKSRCRVRPLCVTLPASGFWNIVGWVFTNPYCAGSILFLGCAIPAALAVVMFLHYPALDIDISYNAFEIRNHESSQRFDALALALKSQFGSWGRNRRDLADFTSETLQRLIFEQLQQLHLNASQLGAGARGKRSPAEGRPSSLQAQARPGTGNQSSRVGRGAPRWDYSSTYVSANTQTHAHWRIELIFLARGDSENNIFTTERLVTIHEVERKIMDHPRFREFCWKPHEVLKDLPLGSYSYCSPPSSLMTYFFPTERGGKIYYDGMGQDLADIQGSLELAMTHPEFYWYVDEGLSAENKKSSLLRSEILFGAPLPNYYSVEDRWEEQRRKFQNFVITYVAMLAKQSTSKVQVLYGGTDLFDYEVRRTFNNDMLLAFISSSCIAVLVYILTSCSVFLSFFGIASIGLSCLVALFLYHVVFGIQYLGILNGVAAFVIVGIGVDDVFVFVNTYRQATHLKDLRLRMIHTVQTAGKATFFTSLTTAAAYAANIFSQIPAVHDFGLFMSLIVSCCWVAVLFTMPAALGIWTLYVSPLESSCQASCSQKCSRKGALHLAEDLFIASDTTSRAGRETLPYLDDDIPLLSVEEEPVSLEIGDVPLVSVMPENLQLCAEKSSRGHLITHLQELLEHWVLWSAVKSRWVIVGLFLLVLLLSIFFASRLHPASRAPVLFRPDTNIQVLLDLKYNLSAEGISCITCSGLFQEKPHSLQNNIRTSLEKKKRGSGSPWGSKGSMSDTGQQELQGTVYISKSRSKGRPAIYRFSLNASVPAPWQTVSPGDGEVPSFQVYRVPFGNFTRKLTACVSTVGLLKQMSPRKWMMTTLSCDTKKGWKFDFSFYVASKEQQRTRKLYFAQSHKPPYHGRVCVAPPGCLLSSSPDGPTKGILYVPSEKAPRARLSPTSGFNPCVNAGCGKPAARPLVDTGAMVFVVFGIRGVNRTRRADNHVIGDMGSVIYDDSFDLFKEIGNLCRLCKAIASNSELVKPGGAQCLPSGYSISSFLQMLHPECKNIPEPNLLPGQLSHGAVGVKDGKVQWISMAFESTTYKGKSSFQTYADYLKWETFLQQQLQLFPEGSALRRGFQTCEHWKQIFMEIIGVQSALYGLVLSLVICVAAVAVFTTHILLLLPVLLSILGVVCLVVTIMYWSGWEMGAVEAISLSILVGSSVDYCVHLVEGYLLAGENLPLHQAEDPTACRQWRTLEAVRRVGVAIVSSAVTTVIATVPLFFCIIAPFAKFGKIVALNTAVSILYTLTVSTALLSTMAPGTFTRSRTSCLKAVLGVLLAALLGLCVCLGLLKSGFKIPLSNGTTL; from the exons ATGGACACGGAGGATGACCCATTGTTACAGGACGCCTGGCTCgaggaggaagatgaagaggaAGCCTTCAGCAGCCGCAAGAGGCgagaggctgctctgctgtgtgggAAAAGCCGGTGCAGAGTCAGGCCCCTGTGTGTCACCCTGCCTGCGTCTGGCTTCTGGAATATTGTTGGCTGGGTGTTTACCAACCCGTACTGTGCTGGCTCCATACttttcctgggctgtgccatccctgctgccctcgCTGTCGTCATGTTCCTCCACTACCCCGCTCTGGACATCGACATCTCCTACAACGCCTTCGAGATCCGCAACCACGAGTCCTCGCAGCGCTTCGAcgccctggccctggccctcAAATCCCAGTTTGGCTCGTGGGGGAGGAACCGCCGGGACCTGGCTGACTTCACCTCGGAGACCCTGCAGAGGCTCATCTTcgagcagctgcagcagctccacctcAACGCGTCCCAGCTCGGGGCGGGCGCGCGGGGCAAGCGCAGCCCCGCCGAGGgcaggcccagctccctgcaggcccAGGCCCGCCCGGGCACGGGAAACCAGAGCTCCCGAGTGGGCAGGGGAGCCCCACGCTGGGACTACTCCAGCACCTACGTCAGTGCCAACACGCAGACACACGCCCACTGGCGCATTGAGCTGATTTTTCTGGCCCGGGGGGACTCTGAGAACAACATCTTCACCACCGAGCGCCTGGTCACCATCCATGAGGTGGAGCGCAAGATCATGGACCACCCTCGCTTCAGGGAGTTCTGCTGGAAGCCCCACGAGGTCTTGAAGGACCTGCCCCTGGGTTCTTACTCCTActgctcccctcccagctccctcatgACCTACTTCTTCCCCACTGAGAGAGGAGGGAAGATTTACTATGATGGCATGGGGCAAGATCTCGCTGACATCCAAG GGTCCCTGGAGCTGGCCATGACCCACCCCGAATTCTACTGGTACGTGGATGAGGGTTTGTCTGCTGAGAACAAGAAGAGCTCCCTGCTGCGCAGCGAGATCCTCTTTGGGGCACCGCTGCCCAACTATTACTCGGTGGAGGATCGCTGGGAGGAGCAGCGCCGCAAGTTCCAGAACTTCGTCATCACCTACGTGGCCATGCTGGCCAAGCAGTCCACCAG CAAAGTCCAGGTGCTGTATGGAGGGACAGATTTGTTTGACTATGAAGTGAGGAGGACTTTCAACAATGACATGTTGCTGGCCTTCATCAGCAGTAGCTGCATAGCTGTCCTGGTCTACATCCTCACCTCCTGCTCAG TGTTTCTGTCATTCTTTGGCATTGCCAGCAttgggctgagctgcctggtGGCTCTGTTCCTGTACCATGTCGTATTTGGGATCCAGTATCTGGGTATACTCAATGGTGTGGCTGCCTTTGTCATCGTGGGGATTG GGGTTGATGATGTCTTTGTTTTTGTCAACACCTACCGCCAAGCCACCCACCTCAAGGACCTGCGACTGCGCATGATCCACACGGTGCAGACAGCAGGGAAGGCCACCTTCTTCACCTCCCTGACCACAGCTGCAGCATACGCTGCCAACATCTTCTCTCAG ATCCCAGCTGTGCATGACTTTGGACTCTTCATGTCACTGattgtgtcctgctgctgggtggCTGTGCTCTTCACCATGCCAGCTGCTCTTGGAATATGGACCCTTTATGTGTCCCCATTAGAGAGCTCCTGCCAAGCCAG CTGCAGTCAGAAGTGCAGCAGAAAGGGTGCCTTGCACCTGGCTGAAGATCTCTTCATTGCCTCAGACACAACCTCCAGGGCAGGCCGAGAGACCCTTCCCTACCTTGATGATGACATCCCACTGCTCAGCGTGGAGGAGGAGCCTG TCTCCCTGGAAATTGGGGATGTCCCCTTGGTGTCTGTGATGCCAGAaaatctgcagctctgtgcagagaaGAGCAGCCGGGGTCACTTGATAACTCACCTGCAAGAGCTGCTGGAACACTGGGTGCTGTGGTCTGCAGTGAAGAGCAGATGGGTGATTGTGG GGCTCTTTCTCCTTGTTTTGCTCCTGTCCATATTCTTTGCCAGCCGCCTCCACCCAGCTAGCCGTGCTCCAGTCTTGTTCCGGCCAGACACAAACATCCAGGTGCTGCTGGACCTGAAATACAACCTGAGTGCTGAAGGTATCTCCTGCATTACCTGCTCAG GTTTGTTTCAGGAAAAGCCCCACAGTTTGCAGAACAACATCCGAacttccttggaaaaaaagaagaggggcTCTGGGTCACCCTGGGGAAGCAAAGGCAGCATGAGTGATACAGGGCAGCAAG agCTCCAGGGGACTGTGTACATCTCCAAGTCCAGGAGCAAGGGGAGACCAGCCATCTACAGATTCTCACTCAATGCCAGTGTCCCTGCGCCCTGGCAGACGGTGTCACCGGGAGACGGGGAGGTGCCCTCATTCCAG GTGTATAGAGTGCCTTTCGGTAACTTCACCAGGAAGCTGACAGCTTGTGTGTCCACAGTAGGGCTGCTTAAGCAGATGAGCCCCAGGAAGTGGATGATGACCACCTTGTCCTGTGACACCAAGAAGGGCTGGAAGTTCGATTTCAGTTTCTACGTGGCCTCCAAGGAGCAGCAGCGAACACG GAAACTGTACTTTGCCCAGTCACACAAACCCCCTTACCACGGCCGAGTGTGCGTGGCACCCCCGGGctgcctgctcagctccagcccagaCGGACCCACCAAAGGCATCCTGTACGTCCCCAGTGAGAAAG cacccagggcgAGGCTGTCGCCCACGTCGGGGTTTAACCCCTGCGTGAACGCGGGCTGCGGGAAGCCGGCGGCGCGGCCGCTGGTGGACACGGGGGCCATGGTGTTCGTGGTGTTCGGCATCCGAGGCGTCAACCGCACCCGCCGCGCCGACAACCACGTCATTGGAGACATG GGCAGTGTTATCTACGATGACAGCTTTGACCTCTTCAAAGAGATTGGCAACCTGTGCCGCCTCTGCAAAGCCATTGCCAGCAACTCTGAGCTGGTGAAGCCCGGAGGGGCTCAGTGCCTGCCCTCGG gTTACAGCATCTCCTCCTTTCTGCAGATGCTGCACCCTGAATGTAAGAACATCCCTGAGCCAAACCTGCTGCCTGGACAGCTCTCTCACGGGGCAGTGGGGGTGAAGGATGGCAAGGTGCAGTGGATTTCCATGGCCTTTGAATCG ACAACCTACAAGGGGAAATCGTCCTTCCAGACATATGCTGACTACCTGAAATGGGAGacattcctgcagcagcagctccagctcttcccagagggctctgctctgcGGCGTGGTTTCCAGACCTGTGAGCACTGGAAGCAGATTTTCATGGAGATTATAG GAGTGCAGAGTGCCCTGTATGGTCTTGTGCTCTCGCTGGTCatctgtgtggctgctgtggcagtgtTCACCACacacatcctcctcctgctgccagtgctgctcagcatcTTAG GGGTCGTCTGCCTTGTGGTGACCATCATGTACTGGTCTGGCTGGGAAATGGGAGCTGTGGAAGCCATTTCCCTCTCCATCCTCGTTGGCTCCTCTGTTGATTACTGCGTGCACTTGGTGGAGGGCTACCTGCTGGCAGGGGAGAACCTGCCCCTCCACCAGGCAGAG
- the DISP3 gene encoding protein dispatched homolog 3 isoform X1 produces the protein MDTEDDPLLQDAWLEEEDEEEAFSSRKRREAALLCGKSRCRVRPLCVTLPASGFWNIVGWVFTNPYCAGSILFLGCAIPAALAVVMFLHYPALDIDISYNAFEIRNHESSQRFDALALALKSQFGSWGRNRRDLADFTSETLQRLIFEQLQQLHLNASQLGAGARGKRSPAEGRPSSLQAQARPGTGNQSSRVGRGAPRWDYSSTYVSANTQTHAHWRIELIFLARGDSENNIFTTERLVTIHEVERKIMDHPRFREFCWKPHEVLKDLPLGSYSYCSPPSSLMTYFFPTERGGKIYYDGMGQDLADIQGSLELAMTHPEFYWYVDEGLSAENKKSSLLRSEILFGAPLPNYYSVEDRWEEQRRKFQNFVITYVAMLAKQSTSKVQVLYGGTDLFDYEVRRTFNNDMLLAFISSSCIAVLVYILTSCSVFLSFFGIASIGLSCLVALFLYHVVFGIQYLGILNGVAAFVIVGIGVDDVFVFVNTYRQATHLKDLRLRMIHTVQTAGKATFFTSLTTAAAYAANIFSQIPAVHDFGLFMSLIVSCCWVAVLFTMPAALGIWTLYVSPLESSCQASCSQKCSRKGALHLAEDLFIASDTTSRAGRETLPYLDDDIPLLSVEEEPVSLEIGDVPLVSVMPENLQLCAEKSSRGHLITHLQELLEHWVLWSAVKSRWVIVGLFLLVLLLSIFFASRLHPASRAPVLFRPDTNIQVLLDLKYNLSAEGISCITCSGLFQEKPHSLQNNIRTSLEKKKRGSGSPWGSKGSMSDTGQQELQGTVYISKSRSKGRPAIYRFSLNASVPAPWQTVSPGDGEVPSFQVYRVPFGNFTRKLTACVSTVGLLKQMSPRKWMMTTLSCDTKKGWKFDFSFYVASKEQQRTRKLYFAQSHKPPYHGRVCVAPPGCLLSSSPDGPTKGILYVPSEKAAPRARLSPTSGFNPCVNAGCGKPAARPLVDTGAMVFVVFGIRGVNRTRRADNHVIGDMGSVIYDDSFDLFKEIGNLCRLCKAIASNSELVKPGGAQCLPSGYSISSFLQMLHPECKNIPEPNLLPGQLSHGAVGVKDGKVQWISMAFESTTYKGKSSFQTYADYLKWETFLQQQLQLFPEGSALRRGFQTCEHWKQIFMEIIGVQSALYGLVLSLVICVAAVAVFTTHILLLLPVLLSILGVVCLVVTIMYWSGWEMGAVEAISLSILVGSSVDYCVHLVEGYLLAGENLPLHQAEDPTACRQWRTLEAVRRVGVAIVSSAVTTVIATVPLFFCIIAPFAKFGKIVALNTAVSILYTLTVSTALLSTMAPGTFTRSRTSCLKAVLGVLLAALLGLCVCLGLLKSGFKIPLSNGTTL, from the exons ATGGACACGGAGGATGACCCATTGTTACAGGACGCCTGGCTCgaggaggaagatgaagaggaAGCCTTCAGCAGCCGCAAGAGGCgagaggctgctctgctgtgtgggAAAAGCCGGTGCAGAGTCAGGCCCCTGTGTGTCACCCTGCCTGCGTCTGGCTTCTGGAATATTGTTGGCTGGGTGTTTACCAACCCGTACTGTGCTGGCTCCATACttttcctgggctgtgccatccctgctgccctcgCTGTCGTCATGTTCCTCCACTACCCCGCTCTGGACATCGACATCTCCTACAACGCCTTCGAGATCCGCAACCACGAGTCCTCGCAGCGCTTCGAcgccctggccctggccctcAAATCCCAGTTTGGCTCGTGGGGGAGGAACCGCCGGGACCTGGCTGACTTCACCTCGGAGACCCTGCAGAGGCTCATCTTcgagcagctgcagcagctccacctcAACGCGTCCCAGCTCGGGGCGGGCGCGCGGGGCAAGCGCAGCCCCGCCGAGGgcaggcccagctccctgcaggcccAGGCCCGCCCGGGCACGGGAAACCAGAGCTCCCGAGTGGGCAGGGGAGCCCCACGCTGGGACTACTCCAGCACCTACGTCAGTGCCAACACGCAGACACACGCCCACTGGCGCATTGAGCTGATTTTTCTGGCCCGGGGGGACTCTGAGAACAACATCTTCACCACCGAGCGCCTGGTCACCATCCATGAGGTGGAGCGCAAGATCATGGACCACCCTCGCTTCAGGGAGTTCTGCTGGAAGCCCCACGAGGTCTTGAAGGACCTGCCCCTGGGTTCTTACTCCTActgctcccctcccagctccctcatgACCTACTTCTTCCCCACTGAGAGAGGAGGGAAGATTTACTATGATGGCATGGGGCAAGATCTCGCTGACATCCAAG GGTCCCTGGAGCTGGCCATGACCCACCCCGAATTCTACTGGTACGTGGATGAGGGTTTGTCTGCTGAGAACAAGAAGAGCTCCCTGCTGCGCAGCGAGATCCTCTTTGGGGCACCGCTGCCCAACTATTACTCGGTGGAGGATCGCTGGGAGGAGCAGCGCCGCAAGTTCCAGAACTTCGTCATCACCTACGTGGCCATGCTGGCCAAGCAGTCCACCAG CAAAGTCCAGGTGCTGTATGGAGGGACAGATTTGTTTGACTATGAAGTGAGGAGGACTTTCAACAATGACATGTTGCTGGCCTTCATCAGCAGTAGCTGCATAGCTGTCCTGGTCTACATCCTCACCTCCTGCTCAG TGTTTCTGTCATTCTTTGGCATTGCCAGCAttgggctgagctgcctggtGGCTCTGTTCCTGTACCATGTCGTATTTGGGATCCAGTATCTGGGTATACTCAATGGTGTGGCTGCCTTTGTCATCGTGGGGATTG GGGTTGATGATGTCTTTGTTTTTGTCAACACCTACCGCCAAGCCACCCACCTCAAGGACCTGCGACTGCGCATGATCCACACGGTGCAGACAGCAGGGAAGGCCACCTTCTTCACCTCCCTGACCACAGCTGCAGCATACGCTGCCAACATCTTCTCTCAG ATCCCAGCTGTGCATGACTTTGGACTCTTCATGTCACTGattgtgtcctgctgctgggtggCTGTGCTCTTCACCATGCCAGCTGCTCTTGGAATATGGACCCTTTATGTGTCCCCATTAGAGAGCTCCTGCCAAGCCAG CTGCAGTCAGAAGTGCAGCAGAAAGGGTGCCTTGCACCTGGCTGAAGATCTCTTCATTGCCTCAGACACAACCTCCAGGGCAGGCCGAGAGACCCTTCCCTACCTTGATGATGACATCCCACTGCTCAGCGTGGAGGAGGAGCCTG TCTCCCTGGAAATTGGGGATGTCCCCTTGGTGTCTGTGATGCCAGAaaatctgcagctctgtgcagagaaGAGCAGCCGGGGTCACTTGATAACTCACCTGCAAGAGCTGCTGGAACACTGGGTGCTGTGGTCTGCAGTGAAGAGCAGATGGGTGATTGTGG GGCTCTTTCTCCTTGTTTTGCTCCTGTCCATATTCTTTGCCAGCCGCCTCCACCCAGCTAGCCGTGCTCCAGTCTTGTTCCGGCCAGACACAAACATCCAGGTGCTGCTGGACCTGAAATACAACCTGAGTGCTGAAGGTATCTCCTGCATTACCTGCTCAG GTTTGTTTCAGGAAAAGCCCCACAGTTTGCAGAACAACATCCGAacttccttggaaaaaaagaagaggggcTCTGGGTCACCCTGGGGAAGCAAAGGCAGCATGAGTGATACAGGGCAGCAAG agCTCCAGGGGACTGTGTACATCTCCAAGTCCAGGAGCAAGGGGAGACCAGCCATCTACAGATTCTCACTCAATGCCAGTGTCCCTGCGCCCTGGCAGACGGTGTCACCGGGAGACGGGGAGGTGCCCTCATTCCAG GTGTATAGAGTGCCTTTCGGTAACTTCACCAGGAAGCTGACAGCTTGTGTGTCCACAGTAGGGCTGCTTAAGCAGATGAGCCCCAGGAAGTGGATGATGACCACCTTGTCCTGTGACACCAAGAAGGGCTGGAAGTTCGATTTCAGTTTCTACGTGGCCTCCAAGGAGCAGCAGCGAACACG GAAACTGTACTTTGCCCAGTCACACAAACCCCCTTACCACGGCCGAGTGTGCGTGGCACCCCCGGGctgcctgctcagctccagcccagaCGGACCCACCAAAGGCATCCTGTACGTCCCCAGTGAGAAAG cagcacccagggcgAGGCTGTCGCCCACGTCGGGGTTTAACCCCTGCGTGAACGCGGGCTGCGGGAAGCCGGCGGCGCGGCCGCTGGTGGACACGGGGGCCATGGTGTTCGTGGTGTTCGGCATCCGAGGCGTCAACCGCACCCGCCGCGCCGACAACCACGTCATTGGAGACATG GGCAGTGTTATCTACGATGACAGCTTTGACCTCTTCAAAGAGATTGGCAACCTGTGCCGCCTCTGCAAAGCCATTGCCAGCAACTCTGAGCTGGTGAAGCCCGGAGGGGCTCAGTGCCTGCCCTCGG gTTACAGCATCTCCTCCTTTCTGCAGATGCTGCACCCTGAATGTAAGAACATCCCTGAGCCAAACCTGCTGCCTGGACAGCTCTCTCACGGGGCAGTGGGGGTGAAGGATGGCAAGGTGCAGTGGATTTCCATGGCCTTTGAATCG ACAACCTACAAGGGGAAATCGTCCTTCCAGACATATGCTGACTACCTGAAATGGGAGacattcctgcagcagcagctccagctcttcccagagggctctgctctgcGGCGTGGTTTCCAGACCTGTGAGCACTGGAAGCAGATTTTCATGGAGATTATAG GAGTGCAGAGTGCCCTGTATGGTCTTGTGCTCTCGCTGGTCatctgtgtggctgctgtggcagtgtTCACCACacacatcctcctcctgctgccagtgctgctcagcatcTTAG GGGTCGTCTGCCTTGTGGTGACCATCATGTACTGGTCTGGCTGGGAAATGGGAGCTGTGGAAGCCATTTCCCTCTCCATCCTCGTTGGCTCCTCTGTTGATTACTGCGTGCACTTGGTGGAGGGCTACCTGCTGGCAGGGGAGAACCTGCCCCTCCACCAGGCAGAG
- the DISP3 gene encoding protein dispatched homolog 3 isoform X3 produces MDTEDDPLLQDAWLEEEDEEEAFSSRKRREAALLCGKSRCRVRPLCVTLPASGFWNIVGWVFTNPYCAGSILFLGCAIPAALAVVMFLHYPALDIDISYNAFEIRNHESSQRFDALALALKSQFGSWGRNRRDLADFTSETLQRLIFEQLQQLHLNASQLGAGARGKRSPAEGRPSSLQAQARPGTGNQSSRVGRGAPRWDYSSTYVSANTQTHAHWRIELIFLARGDSENNIFTTERLVTIHEVERKIMDHPRFREFCWKPHEVLKDLPLGSYSYCSPPSSLMTYFFPTERGGKIYYDGMGQDLADIQGSLELAMTHPEFYWYVDEGLSAENKKSSLLRSEILFGAPLPNYYSVEDRWEEQRRKFQNFVITYVAMLAKQSTSKVQVLYGGTDLFDYEVRRTFNNDMLLAFISSSCIAVLVYILTSCSGVDDVFVFVNTYRQATHLKDLRLRMIHTVQTAGKATFFTSLTTAAAYAANIFSQIPAVHDFGLFMSLIVSCCWVAVLFTMPAALGIWTLYVSPLESSCQASCSQKCSRKGALHLAEDLFIASDTTSRAGRETLPYLDDDIPLLSVEEEPVSLEIGDVPLVSVMPENLQLCAEKSSRGHLITHLQELLEHWVLWSAVKSRWVIVGLFLLVLLLSIFFASRLHPASRAPVLFRPDTNIQVLLDLKYNLSAEGISCITCSGLFQEKPHSLQNNIRTSLEKKKRGSGSPWGSKGSMSDTGQQELQGTVYISKSRSKGRPAIYRFSLNASVPAPWQTVSPGDGEVPSFQVYRVPFGNFTRKLTACVSTVGLLKQMSPRKWMMTTLSCDTKKGWKFDFSFYVASKEQQRTRKLYFAQSHKPPYHGRVCVAPPGCLLSSSPDGPTKGILYVPSEKAAPRARLSPTSGFNPCVNAGCGKPAARPLVDTGAMVFVVFGIRGVNRTRRADNHVIGDMGSVIYDDSFDLFKEIGNLCRLCKAIASNSELVKPGGAQCLPSGYSISSFLQMLHPECKNIPEPNLLPGQLSHGAVGVKDGKVQWISMAFESTTYKGKSSFQTYADYLKWETFLQQQLQLFPEGSALRRGFQTCEHWKQIFMEIIGVQSALYGLVLSLVICVAAVAVFTTHILLLLPVLLSILGVVCLVVTIMYWSGWEMGAVEAISLSILVGSSVDYCVHLVEGYLLAGENLPLHQAEDPTACRQWRTLEAVRRVGVAIVSSAVTTVIATVPLFFCIIAPFAKFGKIVALNTAVSILYTLTVSTALLSTMAPGTFTRSRTSCLKAVLGVLLAALLGLCVCLGLLKSGFKIPLSNGTTL; encoded by the exons ATGGACACGGAGGATGACCCATTGTTACAGGACGCCTGGCTCgaggaggaagatgaagaggaAGCCTTCAGCAGCCGCAAGAGGCgagaggctgctctgctgtgtgggAAAAGCCGGTGCAGAGTCAGGCCCCTGTGTGTCACCCTGCCTGCGTCTGGCTTCTGGAATATTGTTGGCTGGGTGTTTACCAACCCGTACTGTGCTGGCTCCATACttttcctgggctgtgccatccctgctgccctcgCTGTCGTCATGTTCCTCCACTACCCCGCTCTGGACATCGACATCTCCTACAACGCCTTCGAGATCCGCAACCACGAGTCCTCGCAGCGCTTCGAcgccctggccctggccctcAAATCCCAGTTTGGCTCGTGGGGGAGGAACCGCCGGGACCTGGCTGACTTCACCTCGGAGACCCTGCAGAGGCTCATCTTcgagcagctgcagcagctccacctcAACGCGTCCCAGCTCGGGGCGGGCGCGCGGGGCAAGCGCAGCCCCGCCGAGGgcaggcccagctccctgcaggcccAGGCCCGCCCGGGCACGGGAAACCAGAGCTCCCGAGTGGGCAGGGGAGCCCCACGCTGGGACTACTCCAGCACCTACGTCAGTGCCAACACGCAGACACACGCCCACTGGCGCATTGAGCTGATTTTTCTGGCCCGGGGGGACTCTGAGAACAACATCTTCACCACCGAGCGCCTGGTCACCATCCATGAGGTGGAGCGCAAGATCATGGACCACCCTCGCTTCAGGGAGTTCTGCTGGAAGCCCCACGAGGTCTTGAAGGACCTGCCCCTGGGTTCTTACTCCTActgctcccctcccagctccctcatgACCTACTTCTTCCCCACTGAGAGAGGAGGGAAGATTTACTATGATGGCATGGGGCAAGATCTCGCTGACATCCAAG GGTCCCTGGAGCTGGCCATGACCCACCCCGAATTCTACTGGTACGTGGATGAGGGTTTGTCTGCTGAGAACAAGAAGAGCTCCCTGCTGCGCAGCGAGATCCTCTTTGGGGCACCGCTGCCCAACTATTACTCGGTGGAGGATCGCTGGGAGGAGCAGCGCCGCAAGTTCCAGAACTTCGTCATCACCTACGTGGCCATGCTGGCCAAGCAGTCCACCAG CAAAGTCCAGGTGCTGTATGGAGGGACAGATTTGTTTGACTATGAAGTGAGGAGGACTTTCAACAATGACATGTTGCTGGCCTTCATCAGCAGTAGCTGCATAGCTGTCCTGGTCTACATCCTCACCTCCTGCTCAG GGGTTGATGATGTCTTTGTTTTTGTCAACACCTACCGCCAAGCCACCCACCTCAAGGACCTGCGACTGCGCATGATCCACACGGTGCAGACAGCAGGGAAGGCCACCTTCTTCACCTCCCTGACCACAGCTGCAGCATACGCTGCCAACATCTTCTCTCAG ATCCCAGCTGTGCATGACTTTGGACTCTTCATGTCACTGattgtgtcctgctgctgggtggCTGTGCTCTTCACCATGCCAGCTGCTCTTGGAATATGGACCCTTTATGTGTCCCCATTAGAGAGCTCCTGCCAAGCCAG CTGCAGTCAGAAGTGCAGCAGAAAGGGTGCCTTGCACCTGGCTGAAGATCTCTTCATTGCCTCAGACACAACCTCCAGGGCAGGCCGAGAGACCCTTCCCTACCTTGATGATGACATCCCACTGCTCAGCGTGGAGGAGGAGCCTG TCTCCCTGGAAATTGGGGATGTCCCCTTGGTGTCTGTGATGCCAGAaaatctgcagctctgtgcagagaaGAGCAGCCGGGGTCACTTGATAACTCACCTGCAAGAGCTGCTGGAACACTGGGTGCTGTGGTCTGCAGTGAAGAGCAGATGGGTGATTGTGG GGCTCTTTCTCCTTGTTTTGCTCCTGTCCATATTCTTTGCCAGCCGCCTCCACCCAGCTAGCCGTGCTCCAGTCTTGTTCCGGCCAGACACAAACATCCAGGTGCTGCTGGACCTGAAATACAACCTGAGTGCTGAAGGTATCTCCTGCATTACCTGCTCAG GTTTGTTTCAGGAAAAGCCCCACAGTTTGCAGAACAACATCCGAacttccttggaaaaaaagaagaggggcTCTGGGTCACCCTGGGGAAGCAAAGGCAGCATGAGTGATACAGGGCAGCAAG agCTCCAGGGGACTGTGTACATCTCCAAGTCCAGGAGCAAGGGGAGACCAGCCATCTACAGATTCTCACTCAATGCCAGTGTCCCTGCGCCCTGGCAGACGGTGTCACCGGGAGACGGGGAGGTGCCCTCATTCCAG GTGTATAGAGTGCCTTTCGGTAACTTCACCAGGAAGCTGACAGCTTGTGTGTCCACAGTAGGGCTGCTTAAGCAGATGAGCCCCAGGAAGTGGATGATGACCACCTTGTCCTGTGACACCAAGAAGGGCTGGAAGTTCGATTTCAGTTTCTACGTGGCCTCCAAGGAGCAGCAGCGAACACG GAAACTGTACTTTGCCCAGTCACACAAACCCCCTTACCACGGCCGAGTGTGCGTGGCACCCCCGGGctgcctgctcagctccagcccagaCGGACCCACCAAAGGCATCCTGTACGTCCCCAGTGAGAAAG cagcacccagggcgAGGCTGTCGCCCACGTCGGGGTTTAACCCCTGCGTGAACGCGGGCTGCGGGAAGCCGGCGGCGCGGCCGCTGGTGGACACGGGGGCCATGGTGTTCGTGGTGTTCGGCATCCGAGGCGTCAACCGCACCCGCCGCGCCGACAACCACGTCATTGGAGACATG GGCAGTGTTATCTACGATGACAGCTTTGACCTCTTCAAAGAGATTGGCAACCTGTGCCGCCTCTGCAAAGCCATTGCCAGCAACTCTGAGCTGGTGAAGCCCGGAGGGGCTCAGTGCCTGCCCTCGG gTTACAGCATCTCCTCCTTTCTGCAGATGCTGCACCCTGAATGTAAGAACATCCCTGAGCCAAACCTGCTGCCTGGACAGCTCTCTCACGGGGCAGTGGGGGTGAAGGATGGCAAGGTGCAGTGGATTTCCATGGCCTTTGAATCG ACAACCTACAAGGGGAAATCGTCCTTCCAGACATATGCTGACTACCTGAAATGGGAGacattcctgcagcagcagctccagctcttcccagagggctctgctctgcGGCGTGGTTTCCAGACCTGTGAGCACTGGAAGCAGATTTTCATGGAGATTATAG GAGTGCAGAGTGCCCTGTATGGTCTTGTGCTCTCGCTGGTCatctgtgtggctgctgtggcagtgtTCACCACacacatcctcctcctgctgccagtgctgctcagcatcTTAG GGGTCGTCTGCCTTGTGGTGACCATCATGTACTGGTCTGGCTGGGAAATGGGAGCTGTGGAAGCCATTTCCCTCTCCATCCTCGTTGGCTCCTCTGTTGATTACTGCGTGCACTTGGTGGAGGGCTACCTGCTGGCAGGGGAGAACCTGCCCCTCCACCAGGCAGAG